A DNA window from Phoenix dactylifera cultivar Barhee BC4 chromosome 13, palm_55x_up_171113_PBpolish2nd_filt_p, whole genome shotgun sequence contains the following coding sequences:
- the LOC103709704 gene encoding probable calcium-binding protein CML32: MNLPNPFSPRPKSPSPPLSLPTAPTGMEGGGRSPRRSPALHRPSSSFRLRSPSLNTVRLRRVFDLFDHNGDGEITVDELALALDRLGLGADRDELGSTVAAYISPGGAGLGFDDFEALHRSLGDALFGAAAPGDEVPAAAEEEKDMREAFRVFDEDGDGFISAAELQVVLAKLGLPEARSIARVHEMICSVDQDRDGRVDFGEFKHMMQGISVRSA, encoded by the coding sequence ATGAATCTCCCCAACCCCTTCTCTCCCCGCCCCAAATCCCCTtcgcctcctctctctctccctaccGCCCCGACCGGAATGGAGGGAGGAGGCAGGAGCCCTCGCCGAAGCCCGGCACTCCACCGGCCATCGTCCTCCTTCCGGCTCCGGAGCCCCAGCCTCAACACCGTCCGCCTCCGCCGCGTCTTCGACCTCTTCGACCATAACGGCGATGGCGAGATTACCGTCGACGAGCTCGCGCTTGCTCTCGACCGCCTTGGCCTGGGCGCCGACCGCGACGAGCTCGGCTCCACCGTCGCCGCCTATATATCCCCCGGCGGCGCCGGCCTCGGTTTCGACGACTTCGAGGCCCTCCACCGCTCCCTCGGCGACGCTCTCTTCGGCGCCGCCGCACCCGGTGACGAAGtcccggcggcggcggaggaggagaaagacaTGAGGGAGGCGTTCCGGGTGTTCGACGAGGACGGCGATGGTTTCATCTCGGCGGCGGAGCTCCAGGTTGTGCTGGCCAAGCTCGGCCTTCCGGAGGCGCGGAGCATCGCAAGGGTCCACGAGATGATCTGCTCCGTCGATCAGGACCGCGACGGACGGGTGGATTTCGGCGAGTTCAAGCATATGATGCAGGGGATCTCCGTCCGGAGCGCCTGA
- the LOC103709702 gene encoding mediator of RNA polymerase II transcription subunit 33A-like isoform X2, producing the protein MAVAEEAAEGGGGDLERRVMEAVKASEERGDPPLARAVEVGRCVQEKGLGFPSPELGHVLVSNLCFSHNMPSLWKLLDQAMASRLIAPLHALALLTPRVIPNRRAEPEAYRLYLELLSRYALSPLSIEVGSCRDKIIKSVDDALQLSHAYGVHQMDFGHMVVLSILSVITSLIDCTLEDCGLQLTFRYKHGDFYADEGHQVMDIDVRGSSDEKRNKHREQLRRTNVLLAIEVVEKITSNKRAKLFLRLIYLNMPEKFNGLLERLQFIESHKSASQALLSANHILDSLSANVQKAMDWEYQLNKHQLLGVMVDAGPSSYLSCNSSGASRAACWISFDMFMENAMDGRQLHTVSAIEILTELTKSLKVINQASWQETFQALWISSLRLIQRDREPLEGPIPHLDARLCMLLSIVPLSIVPLVKEEYEMPSLISKGITRSYGNGAEENNLASRKHGLVSSLQVLGLFSGLLLPPPSVVNAANSAASKAAAFVSNLKTGCVGNMLHLIVEACIARNLIDTSAYFWPGYVVPSAPSKDSLLVQESPWTTFMEGAPLNGSLKNALMVTPATSVVELEKLYNIALNGSEEEKSAAAKILCGASLVRGWNIQEHVVHIVIKLLSPSVPPNPSVSGSGSHLIGHMPMLSAILFGVSCGDIVHILSLFGMEHCMAGRGGPVRSELTLDCLLLMRNSRIALQNSSAVGRMDGITDPRHSTPSQPVYIDSFPKLRAWYFQNQACIASTLSGLCNKNPVHQVANKILKMIYRKMTKAGTVSGNPSSTSSNTISGSPVNTTEDAHQRPTFPAWEFLEAVPFVLEAVLTACAHGRLSSRDLTTGLRDLVDFLPASLATIISYFSAEITRGIWKPVQMNGTDWPSPAGNLLSVESEIKEILASAGIHIASCYPRGMPPMLPLPMAALVSLTITFKLDKSLEYTHSILGQALENCATGSSWPSMPIIGALWTQKVRRWHDFIVLSCSRSPFTRDKDAVAQLIRSCFSSFLGPSITEGSHFSANRGIHGLLGQAMADQGLRLPIAPGFLYLRTCRTFHDTNFVTEVILKLVLELANKLGNEWACSGPARLRSGRLSLAAAVSRVQEVAMLGATLLCIAGGVLLVQVLYEESLPTLLLSAGEEKLVGAGPASNILEGYVMAYMLILSGAFVWGIGNTSPAYTSVYSSRRARVIGIHMDFVAAVMEGNISVGCDPATWKAYVSCFVGLLVSFVPTWVPEVKQGTLHKLASGLRGWHEYDLALSLLERGGPAAMDALVESVL; encoded by the exons ATGGCGGTggcggaggaggcggcggagggaggCGGAGGGGACCTGGAGAGGCGGGTGATGGAGGCGGTGAAGGCGTCGGAGGAGCGGGGGGACCCGCCGCTGGCGCGGGCGGTGGAGGTGGGCCGGTGCGTCCAGGAGAAGGGGCTAGGATTCCCAAGCCCGGAGCTAGGGCACGTCCTCGTCTCCAATCTTTGCTTCTCCCACAACATGCCTTCCCTCTGGAAGCTTCTCGACCAGGCCATGGCCTCTCGCCTCATCGCCCCCCTCCACGCCCTCGCCCTCCTCACCCCCAG GGTTATTCCAAACCGCCGGGCAGAGCCAGAGGCGTACAGGCTGTACCTGGAGCTCTTGAGTCGATACGCGCTTTCGCCTCTTTCGATCGAGGTTGGCTCTTGCAGAGACAA GATAATTAAATCTGTTGATGATGCTCTACAGCTTTCGCATGCATATGGGGTTCACCAAATGGATTTTGGACATATGGTGGTTTTGTCCATCTTGAGTGTCATAACAAGTTTGATTGACTGCACGCTAGAAGATTGTGGTTTGCAGTTGACGTTCAGATATAAACATGGCGACTTTTATGCTGATGAAGGACATCAAGTTATGGACATAGATGTTAGAGGAAGTTCAGATGAGAAGCGGAACAAGCATCGTGAACAGTTACGTAGAACTAATGTTCTTTTGGCTATAGAGGTGGTTGAAAAAATTACTTCAAATAAAAGGGCCAAACTTTTTCTTCGTCTCATCTATCTCAATAT GCCTGAAAAGTTCAATGGTCTACTGGAGAGACTGCAGTTTATTGAATCACATAAATCGGCCTCACAGGCTTTACTATCTGCAAATCATATTTTAGATAGCTTGTCTGCAAATGTACAGAAGGCTATGGATTGGGAATACCAGTTAAATAAGCATCAGCTTCTTGGAGTTATGGTTGATGCTGGGCCCAGTAGCTACCTTTCATGCAACAGTTCTGGAGCCAGTAGGGCTGCTTGTTggatttcttttgatatgttTATGGAGAATGCAATGGATGGGAGGCAACTCCATACTGTTTCTGCCATTGAAATACTTACAG AGCTGACCAAGTCACTCAAAGTAATTAATCAAGCAAGCTGGCAAGAGACATTTCAAGCTCTCTGGATTTCATCTCTTCGACTTATACAACGA GATCGCGAGCCTTTGGAAGGACCTATACCTCATCTTGATGCACGACTATGCATGCTATTGTCTATTGTCCCTTTGTCAATTGTTCCTCTTGTGAAGGAGGAATATGAAATGCCATCTCTTATAAGCAAAGGCATAACCAGAAGCTATGGAAATGGAGCTGAAGAAAATAATCTTGCTTCTAGAAAACATGGATTAGTATCCTCTCTTCAGGTATTAGGCCTGTTTTCTGGGCTTCTATTGCCGCCTCCATCAGTGGTCAATGCAGCTAACAGTGCAGCTTCAAAAGCAGCAGCTTTCGTTTCTAATTTAAAGACAGGATGTG TTGGAAACATGCTGCATCTTATAGTTGAAGCCTGCATTGCAAGAAACTTGATCGATACATCTGCTTATTTTTGGCCTGGCTATGTGGTTCCTTCTGCCCCATCAAAGGATTCACTGTTAGTTCAAGAGTCCCCTTGGACAACCTTTATGGAGGGAGCTCCACTAAATGGTTCGCTTAAAAATGCTCTTATGGTAACTCCTGCTACAAG TGTGGTGGAACTGGAGAAACTGTACAATATAGCACTAAATGGatcagaagaagaaaaatcagcTGCTGCAAAGATTCTATGTGGTGCATCCCTTGTTCGTGGCTGGAATATTCAG GAGCATGTGGTGCACATTGTGATCAAGTTACTGTCTCCATCTGTGCCTCCTAATCCTTCAGTATCTGGAAGTGGGAGTCATTTAATTGGTCACATGCCCATGCTTAGTGCTATTTTATTTGGAGTATCTTGTGGAGATATTGTTCATATCCTCTCTTTATTTGGCATG GAACACTGTATGGCTGGTCGTGGAGGCCCTGTTAGGTCAGAATTGACTCTGGACTGTCTCTTGTTGATGCGCAACAGTCGCATTGCTTTGCAAAATTCTAGTGCTGTGGGTAGGATGGACGGTATCACAGATCCACGTCATTCAACACCAAGTCAGCCTGTGTATATCGACTCATTTCCAAAGCTACGAGCTTGGTACTTTCAAAATCAAGCTTGCATAGCCTCAACTCTTTCTGGCCTATGtaataaaaatccagttcatcaAGTTGCCAATAAGATTTTGAAGATGATTTATCGAAAAATGACTAAAGCTGGAACTGTTTCTGGTAATCCTTCGTCAACTTCCAGTAACACTATAAGTGGATCACCTGTAAATACAACAGAAGATGCTCATCAAAGGCCCACATTTCCTGCATGGGAGTTTCTGGAAGCTGTTCCCTTTGTTCTTGAAGCTGTATTGACTGCATGTGCCCATGGAAGGCTTTCATCCCGGGACTTGACTACAG GTCTGAGGGATCTCGTGGATTTTTTGCCAGCTTCTCTTGCGACTATTATCAGCTACTTTTCAGCAGAAATTACTCGTGGAATCTGGAAACCAGTTCAAATGAATGGGACTGACTGGCCAAGTCCTGCTGGAAATCTTCTCTCGGTTGAATCAGAAATAAAGGAAATTCTTGCATCTGCAGGGATTCATATTGCCAGCTGTTATCCAC GTGGGATGCCACCGATGCTTCCATTACCAATGGCAGCCCTTGTGAGCTTGACAATCACATTTAAACTTGACAAGAGCCTGGAATACACCCATAGTATTCTGGGTCAGGCATTGGAAAATTGTGCGACAGGCTCGTCATGGCCAAGTATGCCCATCATAGGAGCCCTGTGGACCCAGAAGGTTCGGCGGTGGCATGACTTCATCGTCCTGTCATGTTCCCGCTCTCCCTTCACACGAGACAAGGATGCTGTCGCCCAGCTGATCAGAAGCTGCTTCTCGTCCTTCCTTGGACCCTCTATAACTGAAGGATCTCACTTTTCTGCCAATCGAGGAATACATGGGCTGCTGGGACAGGCTATGGCCGATCAGGGGCTACGACTGCCTATTGCCCCAGGTTTTCTCTACCTCCGCACATGTCGGACATTCCATGACACTAATTTTGTCACTGAAGTGATCCTCAAGCTGGTCCTTGAATTGGCGAACAAACTAGGGAATGAATGGGCATGTAGTGGACCTGCTCGCCTGAGATCTGGCCGGTTGTCACTTGCTGCTGCTGTTTCTAGAGTTCAAGAGGTGGCAATGCTGGGGGCAACCCTGCTGTGTATTGCAGGTGGAGTCCTGCTAGTCCAGGTGCTGTATGAAGAGTCCTTGCCCACATTGTTGCTGTCCGCAGGAGAAGAGAAGCTGGTTGGTGCTGGGCCAGCGTCCAATATCCTGGAGGGCTATGTGATGGCATATATGCTGATCTTGTCCGGGGCCTTTGTATGGGGAATTGGAAATACTTCTCCGGCCTACACATCTGTGTATTCATCAAGGCGGGCCCGAGTGATTGGGATCCATATGGATTTTGTGGCTGCTGTTATGGAGGGGAACATATCGGTGGGGTGTGACCCAGCAACGTGGAAAGCATATGTATCCTGCTTCGTGGGCTTGCTGGTAAGCTTTGTGCCAACATGGGTGCCAGAGGTGAAGCAGGGAACGCTGCATAAATTGGCCAGTGGGTTGAGGGGTTGGCATGAGTATGATTTGGCCCTCTCGCTCCTTGAGCGAGGGGGGCCTGCAGCCATGGATGCATTGGTGGAGTCTGTGTTGTGA
- the LOC103709702 gene encoding mediator of RNA polymerase II transcription subunit 33A-like isoform X1 — protein sequence MAVAEEAAEGGGGDLERRVMEAVKASEERGDPPLARAVEVGRCVQEKGLGFPSPELGHVLVSNLCFSHNMPSLWKLLDQAMASRLIAPLHALALLTPRVIPNRRAEPEAYRLYLELLSRYALSPLSIEVGSCRDKIIKSVDDALQLSHAYGVHQMDFGHMVVLSILSVITSLIDCTLEDCGLQLTFRYKHGDFYADEGHQVMDIDVRGSSDEKRNKHREQLRRTNVLLAIEVVEKITSNKRAKLFLRLIYLNMPEKFNGLLERLQFIESHKSASQALLSANHILDSLSANVQKAMDWEYQLNKHQLLGVMVDAGPSSYLSCNSSGASRAACWISFDMFMENAMDGRQLHTVSAIEILTELTKSLKVINQASWQETFQALWISSLRLIQRDREPLEGPIPHLDARLCMLLSIVPLSIVPLVKEEYEMPSLISKGITRSYGNGAEENNLASRKHGLVSSLQVLGLFSGLLLPPPSVVNAANSAASKAAAFVSNLKTGCVGNMLHLIVEACIARNLIDTSAYFWPGYVVPSAPSKDSLLVQESPWTTFMEGAPLNGSLKNALMVTPATSVVELEKLYNIALNGSEEEKSAAAKILCGASLVRGWNIQEHVVHIVIKLLSPSVPPNPSVSGSGSHLIGHMPMLSAILFGVSCGDIVHILSLFGMIPEVAAALMPLCEAFGSLPPPPNHRSSMSDETSVYAVFSCAFLFLLRLWKFYKPPQEHCMAGRGGPVRSELTLDCLLLMRNSRIALQNSSAVGRMDGITDPRHSTPSQPVYIDSFPKLRAWYFQNQACIASTLSGLCNKNPVHQVANKILKMIYRKMTKAGTVSGNPSSTSSNTISGSPVNTTEDAHQRPTFPAWEFLEAVPFVLEAVLTACAHGRLSSRDLTTGLRDLVDFLPASLATIISYFSAEITRGIWKPVQMNGTDWPSPAGNLLSVESEIKEILASAGIHIASCYPRGMPPMLPLPMAALVSLTITFKLDKSLEYTHSILGQALENCATGSSWPSMPIIGALWTQKVRRWHDFIVLSCSRSPFTRDKDAVAQLIRSCFSSFLGPSITEGSHFSANRGIHGLLGQAMADQGLRLPIAPGFLYLRTCRTFHDTNFVTEVILKLVLELANKLGNEWACSGPARLRSGRLSLAAAVSRVQEVAMLGATLLCIAGGVLLVQVLYEESLPTLLLSAGEEKLVGAGPASNILEGYVMAYMLILSGAFVWGIGNTSPAYTSVYSSRRARVIGIHMDFVAAVMEGNISVGCDPATWKAYVSCFVGLLVSFVPTWVPEVKQGTLHKLASGLRGWHEYDLALSLLERGGPAAMDALVESVL from the exons ATGGCGGTggcggaggaggcggcggagggaggCGGAGGGGACCTGGAGAGGCGGGTGATGGAGGCGGTGAAGGCGTCGGAGGAGCGGGGGGACCCGCCGCTGGCGCGGGCGGTGGAGGTGGGCCGGTGCGTCCAGGAGAAGGGGCTAGGATTCCCAAGCCCGGAGCTAGGGCACGTCCTCGTCTCCAATCTTTGCTTCTCCCACAACATGCCTTCCCTCTGGAAGCTTCTCGACCAGGCCATGGCCTCTCGCCTCATCGCCCCCCTCCACGCCCTCGCCCTCCTCACCCCCAG GGTTATTCCAAACCGCCGGGCAGAGCCAGAGGCGTACAGGCTGTACCTGGAGCTCTTGAGTCGATACGCGCTTTCGCCTCTTTCGATCGAGGTTGGCTCTTGCAGAGACAA GATAATTAAATCTGTTGATGATGCTCTACAGCTTTCGCATGCATATGGGGTTCACCAAATGGATTTTGGACATATGGTGGTTTTGTCCATCTTGAGTGTCATAACAAGTTTGATTGACTGCACGCTAGAAGATTGTGGTTTGCAGTTGACGTTCAGATATAAACATGGCGACTTTTATGCTGATGAAGGACATCAAGTTATGGACATAGATGTTAGAGGAAGTTCAGATGAGAAGCGGAACAAGCATCGTGAACAGTTACGTAGAACTAATGTTCTTTTGGCTATAGAGGTGGTTGAAAAAATTACTTCAAATAAAAGGGCCAAACTTTTTCTTCGTCTCATCTATCTCAATAT GCCTGAAAAGTTCAATGGTCTACTGGAGAGACTGCAGTTTATTGAATCACATAAATCGGCCTCACAGGCTTTACTATCTGCAAATCATATTTTAGATAGCTTGTCTGCAAATGTACAGAAGGCTATGGATTGGGAATACCAGTTAAATAAGCATCAGCTTCTTGGAGTTATGGTTGATGCTGGGCCCAGTAGCTACCTTTCATGCAACAGTTCTGGAGCCAGTAGGGCTGCTTGTTggatttcttttgatatgttTATGGAGAATGCAATGGATGGGAGGCAACTCCATACTGTTTCTGCCATTGAAATACTTACAG AGCTGACCAAGTCACTCAAAGTAATTAATCAAGCAAGCTGGCAAGAGACATTTCAAGCTCTCTGGATTTCATCTCTTCGACTTATACAACGA GATCGCGAGCCTTTGGAAGGACCTATACCTCATCTTGATGCACGACTATGCATGCTATTGTCTATTGTCCCTTTGTCAATTGTTCCTCTTGTGAAGGAGGAATATGAAATGCCATCTCTTATAAGCAAAGGCATAACCAGAAGCTATGGAAATGGAGCTGAAGAAAATAATCTTGCTTCTAGAAAACATGGATTAGTATCCTCTCTTCAGGTATTAGGCCTGTTTTCTGGGCTTCTATTGCCGCCTCCATCAGTGGTCAATGCAGCTAACAGTGCAGCTTCAAAAGCAGCAGCTTTCGTTTCTAATTTAAAGACAGGATGTG TTGGAAACATGCTGCATCTTATAGTTGAAGCCTGCATTGCAAGAAACTTGATCGATACATCTGCTTATTTTTGGCCTGGCTATGTGGTTCCTTCTGCCCCATCAAAGGATTCACTGTTAGTTCAAGAGTCCCCTTGGACAACCTTTATGGAGGGAGCTCCACTAAATGGTTCGCTTAAAAATGCTCTTATGGTAACTCCTGCTACAAG TGTGGTGGAACTGGAGAAACTGTACAATATAGCACTAAATGGatcagaagaagaaaaatcagcTGCTGCAAAGATTCTATGTGGTGCATCCCTTGTTCGTGGCTGGAATATTCAG GAGCATGTGGTGCACATTGTGATCAAGTTACTGTCTCCATCTGTGCCTCCTAATCCTTCAGTATCTGGAAGTGGGAGTCATTTAATTGGTCACATGCCCATGCTTAGTGCTATTTTATTTGGAGTATCTTGTGGAGATATTGTTCATATCCTCTCTTTATTTGGCATG ATTCCAGAAGTTGCAGCCGCTTTGATGCCACTTTGTGAGGCCTTTGGGTCGCTACCACCCCCACCCAATCATAGATCAAGCATGTCTGATGAGACTTCCGTTTATGCGGTCTTCTCATGTGcatttctctttctccttcgCTTATGGAAATTTTATAAACCTCCTCAGGAACACTGTATGGCTGGTCGTGGAGGCCCTGTTAGGTCAGAATTGACTCTGGACTGTCTCTTGTTGATGCGCAACAGTCGCATTGCTTTGCAAAATTCTAGTGCTGTGGGTAGGATGGACGGTATCACAGATCCACGTCATTCAACACCAAGTCAGCCTGTGTATATCGACTCATTTCCAAAGCTACGAGCTTGGTACTTTCAAAATCAAGCTTGCATAGCCTCAACTCTTTCTGGCCTATGtaataaaaatccagttcatcaAGTTGCCAATAAGATTTTGAAGATGATTTATCGAAAAATGACTAAAGCTGGAACTGTTTCTGGTAATCCTTCGTCAACTTCCAGTAACACTATAAGTGGATCACCTGTAAATACAACAGAAGATGCTCATCAAAGGCCCACATTTCCTGCATGGGAGTTTCTGGAAGCTGTTCCCTTTGTTCTTGAAGCTGTATTGACTGCATGTGCCCATGGAAGGCTTTCATCCCGGGACTTGACTACAG GTCTGAGGGATCTCGTGGATTTTTTGCCAGCTTCTCTTGCGACTATTATCAGCTACTTTTCAGCAGAAATTACTCGTGGAATCTGGAAACCAGTTCAAATGAATGGGACTGACTGGCCAAGTCCTGCTGGAAATCTTCTCTCGGTTGAATCAGAAATAAAGGAAATTCTTGCATCTGCAGGGATTCATATTGCCAGCTGTTATCCAC GTGGGATGCCACCGATGCTTCCATTACCAATGGCAGCCCTTGTGAGCTTGACAATCACATTTAAACTTGACAAGAGCCTGGAATACACCCATAGTATTCTGGGTCAGGCATTGGAAAATTGTGCGACAGGCTCGTCATGGCCAAGTATGCCCATCATAGGAGCCCTGTGGACCCAGAAGGTTCGGCGGTGGCATGACTTCATCGTCCTGTCATGTTCCCGCTCTCCCTTCACACGAGACAAGGATGCTGTCGCCCAGCTGATCAGAAGCTGCTTCTCGTCCTTCCTTGGACCCTCTATAACTGAAGGATCTCACTTTTCTGCCAATCGAGGAATACATGGGCTGCTGGGACAGGCTATGGCCGATCAGGGGCTACGACTGCCTATTGCCCCAGGTTTTCTCTACCTCCGCACATGTCGGACATTCCATGACACTAATTTTGTCACTGAAGTGATCCTCAAGCTGGTCCTTGAATTGGCGAACAAACTAGGGAATGAATGGGCATGTAGTGGACCTGCTCGCCTGAGATCTGGCCGGTTGTCACTTGCTGCTGCTGTTTCTAGAGTTCAAGAGGTGGCAATGCTGGGGGCAACCCTGCTGTGTATTGCAGGTGGAGTCCTGCTAGTCCAGGTGCTGTATGAAGAGTCCTTGCCCACATTGTTGCTGTCCGCAGGAGAAGAGAAGCTGGTTGGTGCTGGGCCAGCGTCCAATATCCTGGAGGGCTATGTGATGGCATATATGCTGATCTTGTCCGGGGCCTTTGTATGGGGAATTGGAAATACTTCTCCGGCCTACACATCTGTGTATTCATCAAGGCGGGCCCGAGTGATTGGGATCCATATGGATTTTGTGGCTGCTGTTATGGAGGGGAACATATCGGTGGGGTGTGACCCAGCAACGTGGAAAGCATATGTATCCTGCTTCGTGGGCTTGCTGGTAAGCTTTGTGCCAACATGGGTGCCAGAGGTGAAGCAGGGAACGCTGCATAAATTGGCCAGTGGGTTGAGGGGTTGGCATGAGTATGATTTGGCCCTCTCGCTCCTTGAGCGAGGGGGGCCTGCAGCCATGGATGCATTGGTGGAGTCTGTGTTGTGA
- the LOC103709703 gene encoding reticulon-like protein B1, translating into MSEEAGEHPSITERITEKIHEYRGSSSSSSDSDNEKPSSHITLKKRLFGRRDPVHTVLGGGKSADIILWRNKQMSAGILAAVTVIWLLFEWMGYHLLTFICHSLIFLLAISFIWSNAASFVNRSPPKFPEVILPEDMFLSIAHAVRYQSNEAFATFIYVASGKDLKQFLMVIASLWVVSIIGSWFSFLTLFYVVFLITYTAPALYEKYEDQVDTITEKAMVEINKHYAVLNEKVLQKIPRGPFTAKKQL; encoded by the exons ATGTCAGAAGAAGCCGGAGAGCACCCCTCCATCACGGAGAGGATCACCGAGAAGATCCATGAATACAGAgggtcctcttcttcttcttcggattCCGATAACGAGAAACCCTCCTCTCACATTACCCTGAAGAAACGGTTGTTCGGAAGGAGGGATCCGGTGCACACTGTTCTTGGTGGAGGAAAAT CTGCTGATATCATATTATGGAGAAACAAGCAGATGTCAGCTGGCATACTTGCTGCTGTGACTGTTATTTGGCTTCTCTTTGAGTGGATGGGCTATCACCTACTCACATTTATTTGTCACTCGCTTATATTTTTACTGGCAATATCATTTATTTGGTCTAATGCAGCTTCTTTTGTCAACAG GTCCCCTCCAAAATTTCCAGAGGTTATCCTGCCTGAGGACATGTTTCTGAGCATAGCTCATGCAGTAAGATATCAGAGTAATGAAGCTTTTGCAACTTTTATATATGTTGCTTCGGGAAAAGATTTGAAGCAATTCTTGATG GTGATTGCAAGCTTATGGGTTGTTTCCATAATTGGCAGCTGGTTCAGTTTCTTGACACTCTTCTATGTTG TTTTTCTTATTACATACACCGCGCCAGCACTCTATGAGAAGTATGAGGATCAAGTTGATACCATCACAGAGAAGGCAATGGTTGAAATTAATAAGCATTATGCTGTACTCAATGAGAAAGTACTCCAGAAGATTCCTAGGGGGCCATTCACTGCTAAGAAGCAGCTTTGA